The window taaaaactagattaccttaaaaaaatcaaaaaattttcaaggaaaccaactttattttttattattttataaattataatttttaaataaataggATATCTCTCCCATAATTAAGTTATGGgttctaaaaaatattataaaagagaTGGATAGGGTTGAACAAAGGTCTTGATGGGATAagaagaataataaaaaatattttttattttaattttaaatatttttgtatttaGATATCTAAATTAATTTTGTTTTTAAAAATTCAGACGGTCTAATTAGTGAATCTAATTCAGACGGCCGAATCGTCGATTTATTTGATCGATTGGGATCAAAATTTATAATGATATTACTTTTAAAACCTTAAattgaaggggggggggggggggggggggggtggaacaCGCCAATGCCTGAAggatttgttctctctctctctctctctctctctctctctctctctctctgtgcctgCAGGTTGATTCacgagaaagagaaaaaaataaaaaataaaaaaaaatctgtctCCTTATCCAATGATTACGGCAGCCAACCTTCGACCCGACAAGCCGACTCGGCAACCCCGGAAGCGGAGACCTGCCGGCTATTCTCGTTGATGTCCCTGACACGTGTCAATCACCTCGCCCCTTACTTCCCCATTTGACGTGACCACCCCCCGCCCTTCTCCCGACCCCCACCTCGTGTTCCAATCCCCTCTGTCCTCGCATTTACCATCCCCACTCGCTCTTCGTCTTTCGTTCTCTAAAGCCTCCCTCTCTTTTATTTGCCACACCTTATCCTCTTCTACTTCATTTTCTCCTCTTCTGTTTTGGTTGGCTGATGGGGAGTCTGGAGAGGAGCCCATCCGAGCTGGACCTCACCATTGGTGTCCCTGGTTCGAGCTCTTCTTCTTATTCACCAGTTTGGTCTGGTAGGCTCGTCTTCTGTTCATCTCTCTCCTCCCTAGCTATGGATGCTCCATTTTTCACTGTCTTTCATCTTCTCTCTTGGATGTCTTGGGTCCATATATAGCAGGAGGTGGTGGCAACATGAGGGACCTGGACATAAACCAGCCAGCTTATGGCGGAGAGGAGGAGTACCCCATGGGAAgcatagaagaagaggaagaggagggcggGACTCCCAGGCCCAAGAAGCTCCGGCTCTCCAAGGAGCAGTCGAGGCTACTGGAAGAGAGCTTTAGGCAGCATCACACCTTGAACCCTGTAGGTCCAACTCTCTGCTTGGTGTAGTAATTGAAAAGCTGTTTGTTGTCCTCCAGTAGCTTAAAGCTTTGTAATAAATGCGCATTTTTGTTGGCATTTGTTGGGGTGAAATAATGACGATGAAAATGAACGAAACGGCAGAAGCAGAAGGAAGCGTTGGCGATGAAGCTGAAACTGAGGCCCCGCCAGGTGGAGGTGTGGTTTCAGAACCGCAGGGCCAGGTGAGCGATGATTAATGctccttgtcttctttcctttcgTCTCCTTCACTGACCACAAGAGTCGTCGTCGTTGCTGCTTTGACTTGGGAGTTAATGGTCTCATTTACGGCTCGTTTGCTTCGTCACGTTGAAGAAGGTGAGATATCGAACAGCGGGGACACGATAAATGAGAAGTAAATGAGAGATCATGAGCCTTCTAGATGCTGTGGTTGTGGCATTACTCACTTGCAGGCTTTGCCTGGTAATAACATGACATAAAAAGCTCCTGCGTTGTGGTACAGGACGAAGCTGAAGCAGACGGAGATGGAGTGCGAGTACCTGAAGCGGTGCTTCGGATCGCTGACGGAGGAGAACCGACGGCTGCAGCGGGAGGTGGAGGAGCTGCGGGCGCTGCGAGTGGCCCCACCTACCGTGCTCTCCCCCCACACCCGCCAGCCGCTGCCGGCCTCGTCCTTGACCATGTGCCCCAGGTGCGAGCGGGTGACCGCAGCGCCACACCTTGCGCCATCGTCGGCAGGGGGCCACCCGTTCCGCCGCCCCGGCGCCCTGCCGGTCGCCGGAATCGCGGATGGCTGACAAGATCGTGTGGGATAAGGTTTATACATGAGAGAAGATGGAGCAGGTGTTTTCCTTCTCAGCATGTCAACGTTGCTCGGTTTGACGTGTCTAAGATTCATGGATCAAAGATTACCTGCCGATGTATTCTACTAGTCATTCTCTCCATGTCCATTTCATGTGCTATCAGATAATGGTAGAACAAGAAGAATTCATCCCCCACTGCTTTCCTGGAAGCCATAAGACAATAATGAGTTGCTTCTACAAGAACTCATCCTGGAATGCAGCCTTTTCATCGACAAGATGTGGTGTATTGGTTGGAGCAGAAAGTCCATCTTGTGGTACACCGTGATCCCCCGTGCCTTCGGCGTCTGTGCAAAAGTATATGATTGTGGCACATACCAACTCTATTAGATTTAAATAGGTGTTGGGTTAACGCTTAGGTTTCTAGAATCATTCATCACCCAgctaaaatttttattagagttAAATATATATCgggtttttattttctaaaagctTAAGCTCTTGATATTATTAGTCATACCATCCAAAATCTTAATCAAACTCTTGTTGATGGGATTATTGTATTATATTACATATGTAGAATGCAATAATAATTTGATGGATTATTGGTTTGCGTGTGTACTGTCATGGGGTGTGAATAGTCAACACCAGCTCATAATGAGCAAGCCTCTAAAAGCAACGAAACAAAAGACAAATGACAAGTACCACCACTTCAGTCCTATCTTGCACTGATATCATTTAATTTAATGTCAAAGCTGAGCTTTTGCTTACCATTTCACACATGAGCTCAGGATGGGCATACCCATCAAACATGGACCTACACAACCTCAATATGTTGCATTTGGAAGACATCACAGCTACACCTTATAGTCTTGCATGTCAACATGTTATTGGCTTTATTTCTTTGTGATAGACTAGTCGAGCTTTCAACATTTTTTCTCTGTGGAGTTGTCCTTCATATTCCCTGAATTGGACTACATAGATTGTAGATATTTCACTGGGTTTACAGATATATTTGGTTGAACTAAGGATGGAACTATTGCCATATAGCGGAAAGAGTGAGGGAAATAGCATAATTGCATTAGAAAATCTAAATGTTGAATAAATTCCTTTAACACATTATTATTTAATCATCCAAACATAGAGGACAAGTGTTGATGAAAAGGTTCTCTATTGGGTGATAACTCATAACCTTCCCGATCAACTAAAAAAGGACTCAATATTAAGATCAGACCGAATGAGATGATTTATTCATCAGTTTGTTGAATCTGAATTACCAACAAAGATCTTCAATATATCAATTTTACCCATATAGAGAAGCAACCTTACCAAGCTCTCGTCAAACCCAAAttacatttatatttatatacaaatCTTATTTCTAAGAGTCGAATCATGATATCTTACATAACTCTCCCCATCAATTTTGGACCAGAAATGCTGAGCATAAAAGTCTCAGTTCCTCGGAAAATTAAAGCAAGCCTTCCTACATCGTCTCTTGCAATTAAAGCTCCAATTtagcaaaaacaaaagaaaagatagaAGCATAGAGATAACATCAGCAACATAAGTTTCTTTTTGGTGACAGGGATCATCACTTGACTTTGAGTCTTGGGTCAGGTTTGGACCAGGTTACTACGAGTCGAGTCAGTCGCAACCGATTGGGTCAGATGATCAAATGTAGCAAGacttatacatcatcatcatcatcatcaaacattTAAATGCTTCCCATCGGTTAACAGCGGCGTCATGCTTGCAATGAACAAGTTCCTCGTACTGTCATTGACAAGGCCCACCTGGTCAGCAGTTTGAAGTCCTGGGGACAACATCAGCTGATGCGAAATGGAAGTTGCACAAAAACCGTAGTCCTGACAATTGTTGAATTGTGCGCTATGATATTATTCAATTTGTACCATAAAGTGGAATACAGGATCACAAACTTCAACAGTTGGCCACAGAGATACAGACCCAGGTGTGATCTCAACATCTTATCCTACAATTGCACCTTGCATTTTCTAATGATGTGAACCGAAATTTTGTTGATCCAAGGATTTCTGTGTATATTCTGCAATTCTTCAGGTCAAAATCAAAGACCTTTTAGAATAACATCGCCACAAAGGAAAATCTGGCAAAACCTTGTGAAAAAGAGGGTGGGAATGATAATCTAAATAGCCAATGGTAATAACTTGAGCAAATGTGTCAAAATTATCAAATGCTGCTACGTTTTGCTGTATAACTACACAAAAACCTTTAGCCCCAAGAACAATGAAATTCCAATATGTTCTCAACAAAGTATCCCGGAGAATGTTCTGGCAAAGTTCACTTACAGTCTCAGCATGCCAATCGATCTCTCCCAGCAATAAAACCAATATCATGGCAGTTATCTTGATGATATATTTTCTCTATTGTAGCTACCTTGTCTAGAACACTCCTAAAGATTAAATACAAAACATTTTTTTCATTCTCTACATGAAATGAAGATAGACCTTATTCGCCCATGTTCTATGACCATAATTAATCAATCAAGTGATTTTCAATGGTTCCAAAAGCAAACCTATCACTCACAAGTTACTAATGTAAGCATAAATATCAATGATGTTTGTAGTAATAACTGacatgaatttgattgaatgggaTGAAATCGAAACTTGTTTTCTGTTTTGTTCTTAGGTATCAAATCATAGTTGACTCCCATGGGTTGATCTGTAAAACACTTTCTAAGATGCTCCTCAGCACATCATATCATCAAATTGCTTGCAAATGTTCGACTAACCATAAGGTATGTACATTAAAGTTAGCACTAAACCAATTAACATAAAACATTCATGACCAATCTCTGCTAAAAAGAAGAATGGGCATGGTGCATATATTTATACTAAAGTTTCGCCATGTACCTTAtttgaagaagatgatgacatcATGAGAATATAAATGAGACAAACACTTATCTAGAAATATATGTACAAATTTAAAGCACTCAATACTAGAAGTATAAACATTCATTACCTTGGATCCATTATTCAACAGAAACATTACCTAAAAAGAAGATTCCGAATTATACCTGGTTGCTAAAATGAAAAAGTGCATCTATTGTGTGAGACAACCATGTGATGCCCCAGTGCATTAAAAATTAGAAGAAATATTCAAAAGAGGATTTATTGGTCAAATAATTGAGAAAGTGGGGGACATATACCAATAGTTAGTGTGACAGAAATATGCTAAGATGAGTGCATCTGATGATAGATGGGAGTAACATCAATTCATGGGAAAGTAAAAGTGATATAATGTAGTTAGGACATGCCAAAAAGATACCAGTAAATGCATCAGTAAGGCAAATCAACCAAGGTTAAATGTGCTGAGACTGGAAGAGACCCAAAGAAGACTAGGTTACAATTGTACAGAGACAATATGATGGGCTTTAGTTATTCTGTCAGTTGTAACATTATCCTCCATAGACCTCAATGGTCGAAAAGGCCAATGTTGCCAAACAAATAGTTCAAAAAAAATGTAGCACTTTGTGTCTATGTTGTTCTCATGCTTTTGCTCCAATGCAGTGTCGTCAAAGGCACTAgtagtgatttaaataggcgctcgagcgctcgcctaaatgctcgggcaaggcgaggcgaggcgaggctcgagtgCCTCGTGTGTGGACCAGGCGATGCGCTTCACTGAGGCACTACTTGGGCACTCGCCCGAACCCAAGCATTAGGCACTTCGGGCAAGTGCCCGGTTCAATCAAGCGAACCGAACCGATTTAAGTATGGTTCGGTTCGTAATTTCTTACCTAAAAAGCCACGCTTCACACCCACGCGACCTCAAGGAACCCAAGCGTTGCTTCTGCCTCCGCCGCCGATGCTTTCGACCGCTGCCTCTGCCACAAACGCAATGGACCAAGTCTTCCTCTGTTGTCGACGGACGAGTCTGACGACCCTCGTAGCTTTCTTTCGCTATCGCTTCCACTATCGACGGAGAGAACCGCAAGTTCCTCCATCGACGGATGCCCTCTGGAGCTTCCATCGTTACCACTGCTACTGTCGGTAGCTTTAGCCGCTGTCACTGCTACTATCTGCAGCTTCCCTCGCTGTCGCTGCTATTGTCCGCAACTTTAGTCGCTTTCATTGCTATTGTCCACAACTTCCGCTACTATCGTTCGCAACGCTGCCGCAACTATCTTAAACTGATCCTCCATCATTGCTGCTATCTCCCTCTATTACTGTTAATATTTTGTTCTCCCACCTCTAACTTTAAtaaactgttaacaatatatttttaatttaatatcatatttttatttaaatagttatatttttaattatattatatgttttatattttaatattttagagaatatttttttcatcatataacttaagtaatatattgttaacagtatatttttaatttaatatcatatttttatttaaataattatatttttaattatattatatttttttatattttaatatttcagagtgcctcgcttcgctcgggtgagTGCCTAATGCTTCAGGCATTTTAAGACCTTGGTGCCTTTTGacacctaacgctttttaaacaaCTGGACACTAGACTCCAAAAAATGCTCAAGTGTCTTTTGAGAACACTGCTCTGGTGGAGAGATAATCTACTTGTTCTTGTTAATGATGTAGTGAAGTTTATATTTCATTGCCTACATGAGATGGATTAGTCTGCATAAGTATGTGTTGATACTATAATGGCATTCTGTACGATTAATTGATCAAGCTaccatgtttttcttttataatgtATGTCCCAAAACCCTTCTGTCCTATTATGAATATTGACTTGGGTTAATCCAAGTACCATAAGACCCTATTTTTGTTTTCTGGTTATAAGCCAAATTAATCCATCTGCAAGCATAGCAGCACAAAGAAAGAAATAAGCCAAATTAAATATGACATCAAGATTAGTCACAGTTCACCTAATAATGTGGATTCAAAAAATATAACTAAAAACCAGATACATGCTTCAATATTTGAAGGAAGAATTTAGTGCCTCCTCATATGCCACAGAGTATCCATAAACACAATGTAGGCTTCTATAATGATAAGAAGTTTTGGTTGGACCAAAATTTAAAGTCAGTGAAACCAATATAAAGTGCCTACATAAAGGTCCCTTATGAGGACACAATATAACCCATAAGAATGAAAACagtcttttttaatatttaaatataaggTTACGTACATTGATCCTCCCCAGTCCCCGCATTGGCGAGAGCCTCGTGCAGTAGGTACGCCCTCTTTAATATATTCCATAAGAAAGACATGATATGAGTacaattcaaaaaataataataaatgcaaGCACCAAGCAAGTACATAATAGTAACGAGGATCACATCACAGCTGAAATCAAGATATCCACAGCAAGGTAATAAAGATCAAATGGAGAAATATATTTATAAGCAAGAGCCAAAGTGCCAAACTAACAAAATATGGAGGTGGTACCTTACAAACATGTACCATTGTGCCCAGGGCATGCATGACATGAACAATCCACACCATCATATGATGACCCTAGAGGGGCAATGACACATGACCATGCATGCTACTTTATGCCTTGCCACAACCATATAAGACAAAGAAACAGAAGTACTTGAAATACCTGAAATTGCAGAGTAGATGGATCATGCTGTTCTTTGATTTGTACATGACAAGTTGTTAAATTACTTAAACGACAATCTGCAACATCAAAATGCAAATTGATACAAGTTAAAATATTGTAAAGAATTCTTACAGGACAAGTACCTAACTGGGAGGAATCAACAAGATGACACTTGAGAAAATAAGCATCTGAATGACAGGAAACTTAGGATAAAGAAAAACTGAGGGTGCATCCTAGGTACCTTTGGCATCATCACACATGTGAATGATTAAATAACCAGtagatcaaatattaaaaaattgccAAATTTATCTCCAGGATAGTGTTTCCATCGCAAATGGAGAAAATGTTCCTACTAAAAAAACAATCAATAAGTCTTGCTAAACTCATAATTAGAATGATTCAAAGATAAGATAGCACATATAGCACAATCAACCACTATCAGATATCCacagggaaaaaaaagaaagctaGATGACAGGCAAATGTGTGTTTAATGAACATGGGAACTGCAGCGAATATCCACCTAAGACCTATTCCTGATAATAGAATGGTGGGCCCAGAACTTCTCTTTAGTGTACAGAATTTACAAGTTGCTTCCTTTCCTTCCATCTCTAATAAGGGAAAAATAAGCACAGCCTTGCTTCACACCATTCCTCCATGCCTAAAACCACCATCTCCAGAATCTGTACCAGGATCTAAGCCACTTGGTGAGTCATACCACTTGGTATTGTCGGCATAAAAACCATCCACGTGCATCCCTACCAGACTTGAATCTGTCAAGGGTTTTATTAGTTTAGATTCCTCATCCTCACCACAAAGAATGCTCTTCTCATCAAAATCACTGCAGTGTTCTTTCAATATCCACTTATCAGGCTTCAAGCTATCCCTCATAAGCATCTTCCTATCCTGACAGTCTGCGGTCATCCTCTCCCATGGCACGATGGCTCCAAGATCTGAACCAAAATCTGGATCCTCCTCTTCAATCATCTCAGCCTCCTTACTAAATATCCTATCATGTCTATCAAGATGATGATCGTCGTTATTTCCCCATTGTGCGACCTCACCATCACCTACCAATGTTTCCTCTGAGTGATGCACTCCCCCACCCAACCTCCTCAATTTGAGCAAGATATCAGACAGTTCACGTGACAATGATCGCAGCATCTCTGGGCTCATTTTAGTAATTCTTCCTTCCAATATACCAACCTCGACCCTGAGTTCTTGGACCTGTTGCAGAACCATGTGATGTGAATCCCCTCTGTCATCCTTCCCCATAAGGCTAACAAATGACTCAGGCTCCATATCTTCCCTAACCCCATAAACCTCTGGATCGATATCAAAAGCCCCCTTGTTCCCAATTACTCGGTGGATGATCCTAGCATTCCCATCAAGCGGACCAGGCTCGTGCCCAGAATGAACTGCATATAGCTTGAACATGGCAGTGCCCTCCTCCTGGTACACAAAAGTCTTGTCCTTTTCATTGTAGTTCATTATGGGCACAATCGCCCTTATGCGAAACCCACATCCACAACGCTTAGACTGGTAAGGTTCCCTCTTCAAAACCCTAGCTTTCTTAGCTGAAGCACTGGCAGACGTCGGCTCCCCAGCTCGGTGGCAAGCATAATCCTTCACTTCAGCCATGAAAGGCTTGTACCTAATGTATTTCTGGCGGATGCAAAGCGCTACCTTGTGCTTGGCAGCAAGCTGCTGAAGGTGTCGCTGCACATCCTTTGCAGGCACTTCAAAGGACTCAGTGTACTCAAAACGCCGCCTTTTGGACCGTGCCAGAGCACTGCTTCCACGAGATGTCAGAGAGGTGGCAGAGGAGCAGATCGGGCAGGAAGCCACGCAAACGCGGATGAACGACTCTGGGATACCGTAGAACTTGGCACCAACCGTCCAGGACTGCTTAATCCGGTCGACAGTCTCCTTCAACCCAAGATGCCGCAGCAGGTCGGGGTCGGCATGGGCAGTGGTGACGATCTCCTCCCACTGGTCCACATGCGAGACTCGCTGCGCTGAGTTGTTTTTGAACAAGAGCGCGGGCAGGACACCATCCATGTGGGCGTGGAGCTTGTCCTGGATGCGCTTCCACGCAGTGAGGTATGCCGTGTCCTCGTTGCGGTCCTTCCAGACAGAGCGCCATGACTTCAGCACGGATCGGGGCGTGGCGCAACGAATCTCCTCCGGGGTCGCAAGCCGGCCTTCGAGGATGCAGCGCACCATCAGGGCGTGCGATTGGCGGTTAAAAGTGTAAAATTGGGAGGAGACATGAGGGCTCGGGTCGATGCGGGGCGCCGCCGGAGGGACGTCAACGGCTGACGCTTCGCCGAAAGAACAATCTGGCGGAGCGGTGGCGGCAGTCGGAAGGGGCTTCCGGTCTTCGATTAGGGATTCCTCGGCGtcgatctcgtcctcgtcgggttCCTCATCCTCGTCATCATcgcggaggaggagggaggagaagggggagtgggag of the Musa acuminata AAA Group cultivar baxijiao chromosome BXJ3-2, Cavendish_Baxijiao_AAA, whole genome shotgun sequence genome contains:
- the LOC135631079 gene encoding homeobox-leucine zipper protein HOX3-like isoform X1, whose amino-acid sequence is MGSLERSPSELDLTIGVPGSSSSSYSPVWSAGGGGNMRDLDINQPAYGGEEEYPMGSIEEEEEEGGTPRPKKLRLSKEQSRLLEESFRQHHTLNPKQKEALAMKLKLRPRQVEVWFQNRRARTKLKQTEMECEYLKRCFGSLTEENRRLQREVEELRALRVAPPTVLSPHTRQPLPASSLTMCPRCERVTAAPHLAPSSAGGHPFRRPGALPVAGIADG
- the LOC135631727 gene encoding uncharacterized protein LOC135631727, translating into MPKTSSSPSPTITPMNQIIKSQLLPHQTLTPNPPPPLPPPVSSAAAIDDEVDLLHSSFHHHHHHHQSLLMDDDDDPSSQAPETLVHSHSHSPFSSLLLRDDDEDEEPDEDEIDAEESLIEDRKPLPTAATAPPDCSFGEASAVDVPPAAPRIDPSPHVSSQFYTFNRQSHALMVRCILEGRLATPEEIRCATPRSVLKSWRSVWKDRNEDTAYLTAWKRIQDKLHAHMDGVLPALLFKNNSAQRVSHVDQWEEIVTTAHADPDLLRHLGLKETVDRIKQSWTVGAKFYGIPESFIRVCVASCPICSSATSLTSRGSSALARSKRRRFEYTESFEVPAKDVQRHLQQLAAKHKVALCIRQKYIRYKPFMAEVKDYACHRAGEPTSASASAKKARVLKREPYQSKRCGCGFRIRAIVPIMNYNEKDKTFVYQEEGTAMFKLYAVHSGHEPGPLDGNARIIHRVIGNKGAFDIDPEVYGVREDMEPESFVSLMGKDDRGDSHHMVLQQVQELRVEVGILEGRITKMSPEMLRSLSRELSDILLKLRRLGGGVHHSEETLVGDGEVAQWGNNDDHHLDRHDRIFSKEAEMIEEEDPDFGSDLGAIVPWERMTADCQDRKMLMRDSLKPDKWILKEHCSDFDEKSILCGEDEESKLIKPLTDSSLVGMHVDGFYADNTKWYDSPSGLDPGTDSGDGGFRHGGMV
- the LOC135631079 gene encoding homeobox-leucine zipper protein HOX3-like isoform X2; translated protein: MGSLERSPSELDLTIGVPGSSSSSYSPVWSGGGGNMRDLDINQPAYGGEEEYPMGSIEEEEEEGGTPRPKKLRLSKEQSRLLEESFRQHHTLNPKQKEALAMKLKLRPRQVEVWFQNRRARTKLKQTEMECEYLKRCFGSLTEENRRLQREVEELRALRVAPPTVLSPHTRQPLPASSLTMCPRCERVTAAPHLAPSSAGGHPFRRPGALPVAGIADG